Part of the Shewanella eurypsychrophilus genome is shown below.
ATAGGCATTACTTAACTAAAATTGACTTCTGAGCCTCTAAAGCCTCATTAAGCTGCGCCTCAACAAATCCAGGCGAATGTGTTGCGCCTGATATCAGTCTATACATGGCTGGAATAACCAGAAGTGTCACAAACGTGGCAAATGCCATACCAAAGAAAACCACGGTCCCCACGGCAATACGACTCTCAGAACCAGCTCCCGTTGACATGATTAACGGCACAGCGCCAATCAAGGTGGTAAAGGCTGTCATCAAGATAGGACGTAAACGACGCGCTGATGCATCGATAATCGCCTGCTCTATCTCCAGCCCCTTGTCCCTAAGCTGATTGGCAAACTCGACAATCAAGATGCCATTCTTGGTCACCATACCGATAAGCATTATCATGCCAATTTGGCTATAGATATTCAGCCCTTGCCCCGTCAGGAACAAACCAAGGAAACCGCCAAATACCCCCATAGGCACAGTAAACATCACCACCATAGGATTGATAAAGCTTTCAAACTGAGCGGCTAAAACCAAATATGCCACTAACAGCGCTAAGCCAAATACGATGAGCACACTACTCTGGTTCTCTTTAAAATCTTTCGACTCACCGGTATAGCTAACAGAAATATCGCTCGGCAAGATCTCAATCGCTTTAGCATCGAGAAAATCTAACGCCTCACCTAAGGTATAACCCGCACCTAAATTGGCTTTTAGTGTTATCGACTTCTGTTTATTGTTATGACTCAGCTTATGAGCTGAAGCCACCTCTTCAATATGGGTGATAGAATCTAAGGTGATCAATTCACCTTTAGCTGAGCGCATATAAATTTGACTCAAATCCGCCATGCTATTGAAGCTATTCTCATCACCTCGCAAATAAACATCATACTCTTCACCGCGATCTACATAGGTGGTTTCACTGCGGCCACCCAGCATCACCTCAAGGGTTTCGGAGACCTCAGCAACACTGATCCCTAGCTCTGCTGCACGCTGCCTGTCGACACTTACAACAAGTTCTGGCGTGGTCTCAGCATAATCGAGATCGGCGCCTTCAAGTATTGGGCTATGAATCGATTCTTCCTGAAGGATCTCTGCCCATTTAAATAGCTCTTTATAGTCAGAGCCACCAATCACAAACTGTACCGGTTCACTCGACTGTCCTCTGAACCCCGGTAGCATAGGGCGCACCATTACATCAGGGATCCCCTGTAGCGCTTTGGCCACTATGCCTAGCGCTTGTTGAGCATTAACATCCCTATCTTCCCAATCTTCAAGCTGCATGATCACAAAGCCAGTCTGATCACCGGCTCGTCCACCAAATGCAGGGGCTTGAATACTGAAGGACTTGATCACACCTTGACCTAACAGCGGCATAAGCTTGTCTTCAACAATATCCATATTGGCTGTCATGCGGTTATAACTGGTGCCCTCAGCCCCCTTAACAAAGGCAAATATCACCCCTCTGTCTTCCTGTGGAGCAAGTTGTGATGGCACGTTTTGCATCAAGACGCCACTACCAACAATACATAAGATAATCACCACAGGTGCGGCAAATCTAAATTGAATCGCTTTAGCCACAGCCTTGCGATAAGCGCGTTCAAGTTTACTAAAACCACTCTCTATCCAGAGATTAAAACGATTCGGCTTAACGTTAGCCTTGAGAATTTTACTGCCAAGTACTGGTGTTAATGTCAAAGCGACAATCGATGAGAATATTACCGACATTGCTAACATAACCGAGAACTCGGTAAATAACCGGCCCACCATGCCCTCCATAAATGAGATAGGCAGAAAGACCATTACCAGTACGGCTGTTGTCGCTACAACTGCAAAGCCCACTTCTCGCGTGCCTTTATAGGCAGCCAATAAAGGTGGCTCTCCCTTCTCGATATGATGGAAGATATTCTCCACCACCACAATGGCATCATCCACCACTAGG
Proteins encoded:
- a CDS encoding multidrug efflux RND transporter permease subunit; this encodes MLISDISVKRPVVAIVLSLLLCVFGAVSFSKLAVREMPDVENPVVTVMTTYEGASATIMESQITTALEDELTGISGIDEISSVTRNGMSRITITFDLDWDLTEGVSDVRDAVARAQRRLPDEANDPIVSKDNGSGEPSVYINLSSSVMDRTQLTDYAQRVLEDRFSLITGVSSVSISGGLYKVMYVQLKPELMAGRNVTTADIIASLKTENVETPGGEVRNDTTVMTVRTARLYNNPEDFDYLVVRTASDGTPVYLKDVASVFVGAENENSTFKSDGVPNLSLGIIAQSDANPLEVAKAAHIEVERIQQFLPEGTQLVVDYDSTVFIDRSITEVYNTLFITGGLVVLVLYIFIGQARATLIPAVTVPVSLISAFIAANFFGFSINLLTLMALILSIGLVVDDAIVVVENIFHHIEKGEPPLLAAYKGTREVGFAVVATTAVLVMVFLPISFMEGMVGRLFTEFSVMLAMSVIFSSIVALTLTPVLGSKILKANVKPNRFNLWIESGFSKLERAYRKAVAKAIQFRFAAPVVIILCIVGSGVLMQNVPSQLAPQEDRGVIFAFVKGAEGTSYNRMTANMDIVEDKLMPLLGQGVIKSFSIQAPAFGGRAGDQTGFVIMQLEDWEDRDVNAQQALGIVAKALQGIPDVMVRPMLPGFRGQSSEPVQFVIGGSDYKELFKWAEILQEESIHSPILEGADLDYAETTPELVVSVDRQRAAELGISVAEVSETLEVMLGGRSETTYVDRGEEYDVYLRGDENSFNSMADLSQIYMRSAKGELITLDSITHIEEVASAHKLSHNNKQKSITLKANLGAGYTLGEALDFLDAKAIEILPSDISVSYTGESKDFKENQSSVLIVFGLALLVAYLVLAAQFESFINPMVVMFTVPMGVFGGFLGLFLTGQGLNIYSQIGMIMLIGMVTKNGILIVEFANQLRDKGLEIEQAIIDASARRLRPILMTAFTTLIGAVPLIMSTGAGSESRIAVGTVVFFGMAFATFVTLLVIPAMYRLISGATHSPGFVEAQLNEALEAQKSILVK